The following are encoded in a window of Saccharothrix longispora genomic DNA:
- a CDS encoding metallophosphoesterase family protein, which translates to MRVVVLSDTHAPRRWKSCPPAVAEHLRHADAILHAGDVCVAPVLDELAQYAPVTAVRGNNDGPDVAAWGAPDTVELDLAGLRVAMVHDSGQATGRTARMRRRFPDADLVVFGHSHIPLDLTGDGVRVFNPGSPTDRRRQPHGTIGLLDVADGVLRDARIVDVT; encoded by the coding sequence ATGCGTGTCGTCGTGCTGTCGGACACCCACGCGCCGAGGCGGTGGAAGTCCTGCCCGCCCGCCGTGGCGGAACACCTGCGCCACGCGGACGCGATCCTGCACGCGGGCGACGTCTGCGTGGCCCCCGTGCTGGACGAGCTGGCGCAGTACGCGCCGGTCACCGCCGTGCGCGGCAACAACGACGGCCCGGACGTGGCCGCCTGGGGCGCGCCGGACACCGTCGAGCTCGACCTGGCCGGGCTGCGGGTGGCGATGGTCCACGACAGCGGGCAGGCGACCGGGCGCACCGCGCGGATGCGCCGCCGGTTCCCGGACGCGGACCTCGTGGTCTTCGGCCACTCGCACATCCCCCTGGACCTCACCGGCGACGGCGTGCGGGTGTTCAACCCCGGTTCCCCCACGGACCGCCGCCGCCAACCGCACGGCACGATCGGGCTGCTCGACGTCGCGGACGGCGTGCTCCGCGACGCGCGCATCGTCGACGTCACCTGA
- a CDS encoding MbtH family protein yields MRDDISYQVLVNDEGQYSLWPAHHDVPAGWRFEGTKGTKDECSAHVDRVWTDMRPASLRAAMG; encoded by the coding sequence ATGAGGGACGACATCAGCTATCAGGTGCTCGTGAACGACGAGGGCCAGTACTCGCTGTGGCCCGCGCACCACGACGTGCCCGCCGGGTGGCGCTTCGAGGGCACCAAGGGCACCAAGGACGAGTGCTCGGCGCACGTGGACCGGGTGTGGACGGACATGCGCCCGGCCTCGCTGCGCGCCGCGATGGGCTGA
- the chrA gene encoding chromate efflux transporter produces the protein MTRVGLGTIAREWGRIGCVGFGGPPAHIALLRDLCVTRRGWLTEREFEDGVAVTNLLPGPASTQLAILCAWRLRGVTGAVLGGVCFIVPGLVLILALAALFLADDAPAWVLGAAAGAGAAVPAVAVHAAWGLVPGSRRRVGARRSARLRWALHLVVGGVAAAITGPWLVLVLLVAGAVEVGARTSGGDRRTAWPVVLALPAVGGGLGAVAWVAAKVGALSYGGGFVIIPMMRQDAVHTYGWMTDAQFLNAVALGQITPGPVVQTVAVVGYAAAGLGGGLLAAFVAFAPSFAMVVAVGPRLERLRDDARAQAFLTGAGAAAIGAIGGSTVPLAWSLHQPWQFAVLGAALLWLLALKRGVVSALLVSGAVGVLVAVL, from the coding sequence GTGACGAGGGTCGGCCTGGGCACGATCGCCCGGGAGTGGGGTCGCATCGGGTGCGTCGGCTTCGGCGGACCGCCCGCGCACATCGCGCTGCTGCGCGACCTGTGCGTCACCCGGCGCGGGTGGCTCACCGAGCGGGAGTTCGAGGACGGCGTCGCGGTGACCAACCTGCTGCCCGGACCGGCCTCCACGCAGCTCGCGATCCTGTGCGCGTGGCGGCTGCGCGGCGTGACCGGCGCGGTGCTCGGCGGGGTGTGCTTCATCGTGCCGGGGCTGGTGCTGATCCTCGCGCTCGCCGCGCTGTTCCTGGCCGACGACGCGCCGGCGTGGGTGCTCGGCGCCGCGGCCGGCGCGGGCGCGGCGGTGCCCGCGGTCGCGGTGCACGCGGCGTGGGGACTCGTCCCGGGCAGTCGGCGGCGGGTCGGCGCGCGTCGGTCGGCCCGCCTGCGCTGGGCTCTCCACCTGGTGGTCGGCGGGGTGGCGGCGGCGATCACCGGGCCGTGGCTGGTGCTGGTGCTCCTGGTGGCGGGGGCGGTGGAGGTCGGTGCCCGGACATCGGGCGGGGACCGGCGCACGGCGTGGCCCGTCGTGCTCGCGCTGCCCGCGGTCGGCGGCGGGCTCGGCGCGGTGGCCTGGGTGGCGGCGAAGGTGGGCGCGCTCTCGTACGGCGGCGGCTTCGTGATCATCCCGATGATGCGCCAGGACGCCGTGCACACCTACGGGTGGATGACGGACGCCCAGTTCCTCAACGCGGTGGCACTGGGCCAGATCACACCGGGTCCGGTCGTGCAGACCGTCGCGGTCGTCGGCTACGCCGCCGCCGGGCTCGGCGGCGGGCTGCTGGCCGCGTTCGTCGCGTTCGCGCCGTCGTTCGCGATGGTCGTCGCGGTCGGGCCGAGGCTGGAGCGGCTGCGGGACGACGCGCGGGCGCAGGCGTTCCTGACCGGCGCCGGCGCCGCCGCGATCGGGGCGATCGGCGGCTCGACCGTCCCGCTGGCCTGGTCGCTGCACCAGCCGTGGCAGTTCGCGGTGCTGGGCGCGGCCCTGCTGTGGCTGCTCGCGCTCAAGCGGGGCGTGGTGAGCGCCCTGCTGGTCTCCGGGGCGGTGGGCGTGCTGGTCGCCGTCCTCTGA
- a CDS encoding MFS transporter translates to MTTSLARNRNFTLLWGGQALAEVGFSASMIAFPLLVLAVTGSPAMSGLVLAADAAAQLVAGLPAGALADRWDRRRIMLCCEAARVLALGGLVASVWTGTVTVAHMIAVAVVLGVCRALFEPAEDASLARLVPESQLGTAVALNTARSSLGQMSGTALGGLLFAVTRWLPFLVDMVTHVVAFVALLFMRVPPSERVAARPHMVREIGEGLKWVWSRAEIRVTALCAVVLNLFFTAFYLVVIVLVQRGGASPAAIGVMAAMLGVGGVLGALAAPWLHRALGPFRSIASVFWVLTLLTPVALLVDSPFLLGGLFALMTFLAPTANTTIGTHQLLLTPDALRGRLSGVMAVVIGLAGTLGPLVGGLLTEVLSARTAVAVCAAGILLITVVVTVNPTLREYGAVPVTEEKDA, encoded by the coding sequence GTGACGACGTCGTTGGCGCGCAACCGGAACTTCACCCTGCTGTGGGGCGGTCAGGCGCTGGCCGAGGTGGGGTTCAGCGCCTCGATGATCGCGTTCCCCCTGCTGGTGCTCGCGGTCACCGGGTCGCCCGCCATGTCCGGCCTGGTGCTGGCCGCGGACGCCGCCGCGCAGCTCGTCGCCGGGCTGCCGGCGGGCGCGCTGGCCGACCGGTGGGACCGGCGGAGGATCATGCTGTGCTGCGAGGCGGCACGGGTGCTGGCGCTCGGCGGGCTCGTGGCGAGCGTGTGGACGGGCACGGTCACGGTGGCGCACATGATCGCCGTGGCCGTGGTGCTCGGCGTGTGCCGGGCGCTGTTCGAGCCCGCCGAGGACGCCAGCCTGGCGCGGCTCGTGCCGGAGTCGCAGCTCGGGACGGCGGTGGCGCTCAACACCGCGCGCTCCTCGCTCGGCCAGATGTCCGGCACCGCGCTGGGCGGCCTGCTGTTCGCGGTCACGCGGTGGCTGCCCTTCCTGGTGGACATGGTGACGCACGTGGTGGCGTTCGTGGCGCTGCTGTTCATGCGGGTGCCCCCGAGCGAGCGGGTCGCGGCGCGGCCGCACATGGTGCGGGAGATCGGCGAGGGCCTGAAGTGGGTGTGGTCGCGCGCCGAGATCCGGGTGACGGCGCTGTGCGCGGTGGTGCTGAACCTGTTCTTCACCGCGTTCTACCTGGTGGTGATCGTCCTGGTGCAGCGCGGCGGCGCGTCGCCGGCCGCGATCGGGGTGATGGCCGCGATGCTCGGCGTCGGGGGCGTGCTGGGCGCGCTGGCCGCGCCGTGGCTGCACCGGGCGCTCGGGCCGTTCCGGTCGATCGCCTCGGTGTTCTGGGTGCTGACCCTGCTCACCCCGGTGGCCCTGCTGGTCGACTCGCCCTTCCTGCTGGGCGGCCTGTTCGCCCTGATGACGTTCCTGGCGCCCACCGCCAACACGACGATCGGCACGCACCAGCTGCTGCTCACCCCGGACGCGCTGCGCGGACGGCTGAGCGGCGTGATGGCGGTCGTCATCGGGTTGGCGGGGACGCTGGGTCCCCTGGTCGGCGGCCTGCTGACCGAAGTCCTGTCGGCGCGCACCGCGGTCGCGGTGTGCGCGGCGGGCATCTTGTTGATCACCGTGGTCGTCACGGTCAACCCGACCTTGCGCGAGTACGGAGCGGTTCCAGTCACGGAGGAGAAGGACGCATGA